CACCGGCATGCAGGCCGGCGGTCAGCTGACCACCACCACCGAAGTCGACAACTGGCCGGGCGACGTCCATGGCCTGACCGGCCCGGCGCTGATGGAGCGTATGCGTGAGCACGCCGAGCGTTTCGAAACCGAAATCGTCTTCGATCACATCAATGCCGTGGATTTCGCCGCCAAGCCCTACACCCTGACCGGCGACAGCGCGACCTACACCTGCGATGCGCTGATCATCGCCACCGGCGCCAGCGCCCGTTACCTGGGCCTGCCTTCGGAAGAAGCGTTCATGGGCAAGGGCGTGTCGGCCTGCGCGACCTGCGACGGTTTCTTCTATCGCAACAAGCCAGTGGCCGTGGTCGGTGGCGGCAACACCGCTGTCGAGGAAGCCCTGTACCTGGCCAACATCGCCAGCAAGGTCACCCTGATCCACCGTCGCGATACCTTCCGTGCCGAGAAGATCCTGATCGACAAGCTCAACGCCCGGGTTGCCGAAGGCAAGATCGAACTCAAGCTGAACGCCAACCTGGACGAAGTCCTGGGCGACAACATGGGCGTGACCGGTGCCCGCTTGAAGAACAACGACGGCAGCTTCGACGAGATCAAGGTCGACGGCGTGTTCATCGCCATCGGCCACACTCCGAACACCTCGCTGTTCGAAGGCCAACTGACCCTGAAAGACGGCTACCTCGTCGTGCAGGGCGGCCGTGAAGGCAACGCCACCGCGACCAGCGTCGAAGGCATCTTCGCCGCCGGCGACGTGGCCGACCACGTGTACCGCCAGGCCATCACCTCGGCCGGCGCCGGCTGCATGGCGGCCCTGGACACCGAGCGTTACCTGGACGGCCTGCAGAACGCTGCGTTCTGAGTGTCCTGAAATAAAAAAACCGGCTTCGGCCGGTTTTTTTATGTCTGCTGTTTCCTGCAGGATCAGCGGCGCTTGAGCGGCTGCTGTGCGAACTTCACGCCCGCCAGGCCATGGGCGATCAGCGCGCGGATATTGCCGTGGTCGCTGCCTTGCGGGGTGGCCAGCACCGAACGGTAATGTTCGCCGAACGCCAGCAGCGCCTCTTCGTCGCTCAAGCCTTCCAGCAGGGCAAGGCCCAGGGTCTTGCACGAACCTTCGTTCTGCCCGGCGGCGTTCGCCACGCCACCGTTGTCGAAGGCCTGCGGCTGGTAGTCGTAGCCGGCGGCGACGAAGGCCAGGGTATCGGCGAAGGCATGTTCGCCGCTCTTGAGGCTGGCGCGCAGGGTGTTCAGGTCAGTCATCTAATATGGTTCCTTCTTAACTGTTACTTGTGATATTCACGAGCGTATTCAAGTACTTATAGATAGTAACTTTTTTGAGGTCATTTCGAACCTCATGCAAGCCGGATATTTGCACGGACTTGACCATCCATTTGCATTCGAGCCGGCCAGGCAGTTGCGCTGCACTTAAGCGAGATGCATCGTAACCAAAACCAGTCGAAACCGGGCTGACTTGAACCGGTCAGGCCAGGCCGATGATTACCGTCGGGTGAGCATGCTTTCTCTGAAGCGAGGGATCCCCTATAGCAGCCTAGAGATGATGTCGCTAACCTATGGCAATACGTCTTTCGAGACTCACATGTAAAATGGAAGAATGCAAACCTTGGGGGAGTTAGCGCACTTGATACCCACATATATTAATACGTCAGATTTTGGTGGTTTTGCACCATGGTTGGCGTCATCAATAGATGATTGAAATTGGCCGCTTCCGTCGAAGCTGTGAATGGCTCTCTGTCGGTATTTCAGCTTCGGAGTTGGGGCTTGTTGGAATAACCGTTTCATGGAGTTTCAAATAAAGGTTGTCGTAAGATGGCCGATTTGCTCTCTGGGGGGAATAGGGAAATCATGGATAAAAGCACACACGAACCTCAGAAAACGTTGGCCCAATGTATCGCTGCTTGGCGAGAGGGGCGAGAAATACTCGTTATTGATGATGAAAATACACCAGAAGGCGTTGGGGATCGTCATTTTGTGGCTGGTGAGTTTACACAGGCGGCTACTAGCTACGGCCAGGTGCGGCGTCCCAACTCTGTTTGTAAAGCAAAATTTGGCTGGGTTGCTGCTATTACTGGGAATTTCGCAATTGCGAAAGGGTTGCTAACTAGTCGGAATTGCGGGGACTCTTCCGGAGAGCTCGCTATCCTAGCGTTGATTGAGGTTGGAGGATTCGGTGCACCTTTGCTGCACGGGACGGAGCAAGAAGCTCTATCGGCCGCTCAAAAATCCAAGCTTCTATCCAAAGTGACATCGTTATTGCAACTTTGCTTGCAGGAGTCTGAACCAGATTTTTTCGTT
This portion of the Pseudomonas sp. MRSN 12121 genome encodes:
- the trxB gene encoding thioredoxin-disulfide reductase; its protein translation is MSDVRHSRVIILGSGPAGYSAAVYAARANLKPLLITGMQAGGQLTTTTEVDNWPGDVHGLTGPALMERMREHAERFETEIVFDHINAVDFAAKPYTLTGDSATYTCDALIIATGASARYLGLPSEEAFMGKGVSACATCDGFFYRNKPVAVVGGGNTAVEEALYLANIASKVTLIHRRDTFRAEKILIDKLNARVAEGKIELKLNANLDEVLGDNMGVTGARLKNNDGSFDEIKVDGVFIAIGHTPNTSLFEGQLTLKDGYLVVQGGREGNATATSVEGIFAAGDVADHVYRQAITSAGAGCMAALDTERYLDGLQNAAF
- a CDS encoding HopJ type III effector protein, giving the protein MTDLNTLRASLKSGEHAFADTLAFVAAGYDYQPQAFDNGGVANAAGQNEGSCKTLGLALLEGLSDEEALLAFGEHYRSVLATPQGSDHGNIRALIAHGLAGVKFAQQPLKRR